In Clostridia bacterium, the sequence CGCCCTCGCTTACGGCAGTTCAGCCCTCCACCATCGGCGGCACGGGCACGATACCCACCACGGCGGCGCATGAATATTCGACAGACGGCGCTGCTTGGACATCATGCACAGGCGAAACCTCAAACCTCGCGGCGGGCGGCTACCTCGTTCGCGTAAAGGCAAGCGGAAACGCGCTTGCGTCCGATGCGCAAACGATAACGATAACGGCGTACGATCCTAGCGCAGAGCCTACGCCCGCGGCGGTATTCACCGCAACGGGCGCCGATGCCGGCACGCTTACGAATGTTGCGGCAGGCATGACATACTCCATCGACGGCGGCGCGGCTGCGACGATCACGGGCACGAGTGTAGAGCTTACAGGACTTGTCCCCTGCACGATCACGGTGATAAATCCCGGCAACGGCACGACGACGACCGACAGCGCACCGCAGACGATAACCGTCACAAAGGCCGATACGCCCGCGCTTACGGCAGCCCAGCCTACGACCATCGGCGGCACCGGCACGATACCCACAACGGCGGCGCACGAATATTCGACCGACGGCACGACTTGGACATCGTGCACCGGCGAGACGGCAAACCTCGCGGCGGGCGGCTACCTCGTTCGCGTAAAGGCAAGCGGCAACTCGCTTGCGTCCGACGCGCAGACGATAACGATAACAGAATACACAATACCGTCCTCTTCGGGCGGTGGCGGCGGCTCAGGTGCAACGCTTAGCACGAAACAAAAGAGCATAGCTCACATCACCGAAACGGATCTGTCGCGGCTTATCCGCGAAAACCGCACCTTTACGGTCGAAGCCGATAACGGCGCAACGGTCGTATTTGACACAGAGGCGCTCAAGGGCATAGCCGATCTCATAAAGGGCAGCGCAGATATAGAATTTACGAACAAAGACGCAGACGGCGCGCCTTCAAATTCCACCGCATACGAGCTTAACGTGACATCCGGCGGGAAAACGATAAACGGCTTCGGCGGAACGATGACCTTGACTATCCCCTTCTCGCCTGACGAAAACACCGATCCGAATCGTATCACGGTTTTGAAAAACGGCGAGGAAGCAAACAAAGATAAGACGGCCGTAAGCTTCGGCCAAAAGACCGGTACGCTTACACTCTCGACGTCCGGCGACAGCTCACGCTTCGTTGTTGGTCACGAGGCCTTCCCCTACGCAGACGTTCCCGAGGACAGCTACTGCTTTGACGCAGTCGACTGGGCGGACGCAAACGGCATAACAGAAGGCACCGCTGCGGCCGCATTCAGCCCCGAACTTACCTGCACGCGCGCGCAGATGGTCACCTTCATTTGGAGAGCGTTTGGAAGGCCCGAGCCTTTAACGAACGATAAGCCGTTTAGTGATCTTGATGAGGGCGCATATTATTACAAGGCCGTGCTTTGGGCATATGAAAACGGTATTGCGAAGGGCATAGGAGGCGGACTGTTCGATCCCGACGGCACAGTAACGAGGGCGCAGTGCATTACCTTCCTGTATCGTGCTCTCGGCGAAACGGCCGAAGGCGGCAATACGTTCACGGACGTATCTGCCGACGCATATTACTATGACGCAGTTATATGGGCCGTAGAGAAAGGCATAGCTTTCGGCACGGGAGACGGCAGATTCAGTCCGGACGCGCCGTGTATGCGGGCACATATAGTGACATTTTTGTACCGTGCATACGGCGAACGCTAAAAAATGCATGATCTAAAATACATTATGACAAGATGGGGGGACAGCTTCGGCTGTCCCCCCTTTG encodes:
- a CDS encoding S-layer homology domain-containing protein; translation: PSLTAVQPSTIGGTGTIPTTAAHEYSTDGAAWTSCTGETSNLAAGGYLVRVKASGNALASDAQTITITAYDPSAEPTPAAVFTATGADAGTLTNVAAGMTYSIDGGAAATITGTSVELTGLVPCTITVINPGNGTTTTDSAPQTITVTKADTPALTAAQPTTIGGTGTIPTTAAHEYSTDGTTWTSCTGETANLAAGGYLVRVKASGNSLASDAQTITITEYTIPSSSGGGGGSGATLSTKQKSIAHITETDLSRLIRENRTFTVEADNGATVVFDTEALKGIADLIKGSADIEFTNKDADGAPSNSTAYELNVTSGGKTINGFGGTMTLTIPFSPDENTDPNRITVLKNGEEANKDKTAVSFGQKTGTLTLSTSGDSSRFVVGHEAFPYADVPEDSYCFDAVDWADANGITEGTAAAAFSPELTCTRAQMVTFIWRAFGRPEPLTNDKPFSDLDEGAYYYKAVLWAYENGIAKGIGGGLFDPDGTVTRAQCITFLYRALGETAEGGNTFTDVSADAYYYDAVIWAVEKGIAFGTGDGRFSPDAPCMRAHIVTFLYRAYGER